The Armatimonadota bacterium genome includes a region encoding these proteins:
- a CDS encoding 1-deoxy-D-xylulose-5-phosphate reductoisomerase produces MAAVTRVVILGSTGSIGRAALEVASALGDVGVVGLAARRGGEDLAVQARRWRPRAVAIEDAASAERLRGLLPPGTRLLIGPDAATELAALPEAEMVLVAVVGVAGLRPTLAALGAGHDVALANKEALVAGGHLVKAARERTGARLLPVDSEHSAVFQCLTGEDPAAVRRLILTASGGPFLRRPVAELGTVTVEETLTHPTWTMGRKVTVDSATLMNKGLEIIEAHWLFEIPQDRIEVVIHPQSFVHSMVEFADGSTIAQVARPDMRGPIQHALSGGRRRPGLVAPMEWDRLALTFERPEPERFPALALARQALRQGGTAPVVLNAANEVAVERFLGGAMRFTGIAATVAEVLARHEPRPAPTLDAVLEADAWARARVSEMIRPAG; encoded by the coding sequence ATGGCTGCTGTGACGCGGGTGGTGATTTTGGGCTCGACAGGGAGCATAGGCCGGGCGGCACTCGAGGTTGCGTCCGCTCTCGGCGATGTGGGGGTTGTCGGGCTGGCGGCGCGCCGCGGAGGCGAGGATCTGGCAGTTCAGGCACGCCGGTGGCGCCCGCGCGCCGTCGCGATCGAAGACGCGGCCTCTGCCGAGCGTCTGCGGGGACTCCTGCCGCCGGGCACCAGGTTGCTGATCGGGCCGGACGCAGCAACAGAGCTGGCCGCGCTCCCCGAGGCGGAGATGGTGCTGGTGGCCGTGGTAGGCGTCGCAGGGCTGCGTCCCACGCTGGCGGCCCTGGGCGCCGGGCATGACGTGGCGCTGGCCAACAAGGAGGCGCTGGTGGCCGGTGGCCATCTGGTCAAAGCCGCCCGCGAGCGCACCGGTGCGAGACTGCTCCCGGTGGACAGCGAGCACAGCGCGGTGTTCCAGTGCCTGACCGGCGAGGATCCTGCCGCGGTGCGCCGGTTGATACTCACCGCCTCGGGAGGGCCGTTCCTGCGAAGGCCAGTGGCCGAACTAGGAACCGTGACCGTGGAGGAGACGCTGACCCACCCAACCTGGACCATGGGCAGGAAGGTCACGGTTGACTCCGCGACCCTCATGAACAAGGGGCTTGAGATAATAGAGGCGCACTGGCTGTTCGAGATTCCACAGGACCGGATCGAGGTCGTGATTCATCCACAGAGTTTCGTGCACTCCATGGTGGAGTTTGCGGACGGCTCGACGATCGCACAGGTGGCGCGGCCGGACATGCGGGGGCCGATTCAACACGCCCTCTCCGGAGGCCGCCGTCGCCCGGGTCTGGTAGCGCCGATGGAATGGGACCGGCTCGCCTTGACGTTTGAACGTCCAGAGCCGGAGCGCTTCCCCGCGCTTGCGCTGGCGCGACAGGCGCTGCGCCAGGGCGGAACGGCGCCGGTTGTGTTGAACGCCGCCAACGAGGTAGCGGTGGAGCGGTTTCTTGGCGGTGCGATGCGCTTCACAGGGATAGCCGCGACCGTGGCCGAGGTGCTGGCGCGACATGAGCCGCGTCCTGCCCCGACGCTCGATGCGGTTCTAGAGGCGGATGCCTGGGCCAGGGCCCGGGTGTCCGAGATGATTCGGCCCGCGGGGTGA
- a CDS encoding phosphatidate cytidylyltransferase, whose protein sequence is MVTTSSRRSTSTRGGNGDLAAPPVPERTQVPRDRALARRVATACVGAPVLIAAIWFGGWALLAVVLLLSAVGAVEFRRLAASAGYRISVLVLAGTLLFPLLAAAGRWTDSGALAAGLVLASAAASLVSANRGAAPRHAAATGLGVFYVGALFAHLILMRDALGPVVALAVVGLIWANDTTAYFAGRAWGRRKLAPSISPGKTVEGFLVGIAAAVVAAAALAFLMDWPVGSLTGIGLGVALAAVAGDLWESALKRRAGVKDSGALLPGHGGVLDRFDAVLFGVPAGYYLWRWLL, encoded by the coding sequence ATCGTCACCACCTCGTCGCGGCGGTCAACGAGTACCAGAGGAGGCAACGGCGATTTGGCGGCGCCACCGGTGCCTGAACGAACGCAGGTGCCCCGGGACCGGGCGCTGGCACGGCGCGTTGCCACGGCGTGCGTGGGCGCGCCGGTGCTGATCGCCGCCATCTGGTTCGGCGGCTGGGCGCTGCTGGCCGTGGTGCTGCTCCTCTCCGCTGTCGGCGCGGTCGAGTTCCGTCGCCTGGCCGCGTCGGCCGGATACCGCATATCCGTGTTGGTACTCGCCGGCACGCTGCTCTTCCCGCTCCTGGCGGCAGCGGGCCGGTGGACCGACTCGGGTGCGCTGGCGGCCGGGCTCGTTCTGGCGTCGGCCGCGGCTTCGCTCGTTTCCGCGAATCGGGGCGCCGCGCCAAGGCACGCTGCCGCGACCGGGCTAGGGGTGTTCTATGTCGGCGCCCTGTTCGCTCACCTGATCCTCATGCGCGATGCCCTCGGCCCGGTGGTAGCGCTGGCGGTTGTGGGGCTGATCTGGGCCAACGACACCACGGCGTACTTCGCCGGACGCGCCTGGGGTCGCCGGAAGTTGGCCCCCTCGATCAGCCCGGGAAAGACCGTCGAAGGGTTTCTTGTAGGGATCGCGGCCGCGGTGGTGGCCGCGGCCGCTCTGGCCTTCCTGATGGACTGGCCCGTAGGATCGCTGACCGGCATCGGCCTGGGCGTCGCCCTGGCCGCGGTGGCCGGAGACCTGTGGGAGTCCGCCCTCAAGCGCAGGGCCGGCGTCAAGGATTCGGGCGCGCTGCTCCCGGGCCACGGCGGCGTGCTGGACCGCTTCGACGCGGTGCTGTTCGGCGTGCCTGCCGGGTACTACCTGTGGAGATGGCTGCTGTGA
- a CDS encoding isoprenyl transferase, with translation MDPLRVPSHIAIIMDGNGRWASSRGLPRSAGHRAGLGAIRRAIEGCRDLGIRILTLYAFSTENWRRPSDEVGMLMGLLHERLVAEAEELQRSGIRVRVVGDLDVIAPETRAQIARVEAMTVESQALLLNIAFNYGGRAEITRAARALAARVREGQLDAEQISEPALAECLYTAGLPDPELLIRTGGEQRLSNFLLWQAAYAELVFLDVYWPDFDRHHLVAAVNEYQRRQRRFGGATGA, from the coding sequence TTGGATCCCCTGCGCGTTCCCTCTCACATCGCCATCATCATGGACGGCAACGGTCGCTGGGCCAGTTCTCGAGGGCTGCCCCGCTCCGCCGGCCACCGGGCTGGGCTGGGGGCCATCCGGCGGGCCATCGAGGGCTGCCGTGATTTGGGCATCCGCATCCTCACGCTGTACGCCTTCTCCACCGAGAACTGGCGACGCCCCAGCGACGAGGTGGGCATGCTGATGGGTCTGCTCCACGAGCGGCTCGTGGCCGAAGCCGAGGAATTGCAGCGGAGCGGTATCCGCGTGCGGGTTGTCGGCGATCTGGATGTGATCGCGCCCGAGACCCGCGCCCAGATCGCACGGGTAGAGGCCATGACGGTGGAAAGCCAGGCGCTGCTGCTCAACATCGCGTTCAACTACGGCGGCAGGGCCGAGATCACGCGGGCGGCGCGCGCGCTGGCTGCCAGGGTGCGGGAAGGGCAGTTGGATGCGGAGCAGATCTCCGAGCCGGCCCTGGCCGAATGCCTGTACACCGCCGGCCTGCCCGACCCCGAGCTGTTGATACGGACGGGCGGCGAGCAACGGCTCTCGAACTTCCTGCTGTGGCAGGCGGCCTACGCCGAGCTGGTCTTCCTGGACGTCTACTGGCCGGACTTCGATCGTCACCACCTCGTCGCGGCGGTCAACGAGTACCAGAGGAGGCAACGGCGATTTGGCGGCGCCACCGGTGCCTGA
- a CDS encoding ribosome recycling factor — MTDEVLGDAKLRMQKAVEATRREFASLRTGRANSALLDQIRVDYYETPTPINQLATISVPEARLLVVQPWDKAATREIERAILKSDLGLVPSSDGIVIRIPIPTLTEERRKDLAKIARKHAEEGRVAIRNVRREAKEMLEQFEDDGDISEDECRRGLERLQHLTDETIAQLDRLLQAKEQEIMEV; from the coding sequence ATGACCGACGAGGTGCTGGGCGACGCCAAGCTGCGCATGCAGAAGGCGGTTGAGGCCACGCGCAGGGAGTTCGCCAGCCTGCGCACCGGAAGGGCGAACTCCGCGCTGCTCGACCAGATCCGCGTGGACTACTACGAGACTCCCACGCCCATCAACCAGCTCGCCACGATATCGGTACCCGAAGCCCGGCTGCTCGTAGTCCAGCCGTGGGACAAGGCCGCGACGCGCGAAATCGAACGGGCGATTCTCAAGAGCGACCTGGGCCTCGTCCCGAGCAGCGACGGGATCGTGATTCGCATCCCCATCCCCACGCTGACCGAGGAGCGCCGGAAGGATCTGGCCAAGATCGCGCGCAAGCACGCCGAGGAGGGCCGCGTGGCCATCCGGAACGTTCGCCGCGAGGCCAAGGAGATGCTCGAGCAGTTCGAGGACGACGGCGACATCTCCGAGGACGAGTGCCGCCGGGGTCTGGAACGGCTCCAGCATCTGACCGACGAGACGATCGCCCAACTCGATCGCCTGCTCCAGGCCAAGGAGCAGGAGATCATGGAGGTATAG
- a CDS encoding UMP kinase → MDTAAEPAKRPPYRRILLKLSGESLAGSGGAGLDPDVLQLVATEVRDITARGVQVAIVVGGGNIVRGSDLSRRLGIDEVTGHTMGMLATVINGLALMDAMERVGLVVRVLSSIEMHQVAEPYIRRRALRHLEKGRVVIFVAGTGSPYFSTDTAAALRAIEMQADAVLMAKKGVSGVYDKDPRQHPDAVMFSHLDYMDILNRDLRVMDATAAALCKDNKMDIVVFDVTRPGNITRAVAGDPIGTLVGGGRA, encoded by the coding sequence ATGGACACCGCAGCCGAACCAGCGAAGCGGCCTCCCTATCGCCGTATCCTGCTCAAGCTGAGCGGTGAGTCGCTTGCAGGCAGCGGAGGCGCCGGGCTCGACCCCGACGTGCTCCAGCTGGTCGCCACCGAGGTCCGCGACATCACGGCCCGCGGCGTTCAGGTGGCGATAGTGGTCGGCGGCGGGAACATCGTCCGCGGTTCCGACCTGAGCCGCCGCCTCGGGATCGATGAGGTGACCGGGCACACCATGGGGATGCTGGCCACCGTGATCAACGGGCTGGCTCTCATGGACGCCATGGAGCGGGTTGGGCTGGTGGTGCGGGTGCTCTCGTCCATTGAGATGCACCAGGTGGCAGAGCCCTACATCCGGCGGAGGGCATTGCGCCATCTCGAGAAGGGCCGCGTCGTGATCTTCGTGGCCGGCACCGGCAGCCCGTACTTCAGCACCGACACGGCGGCCGCGCTCCGCGCGATCGAGATGCAGGCCGACGCGGTGCTGATGGCCAAGAAGGGCGTCTCCGGGGTCTACGACAAGGATCCGCGACAGCACCCCGACGCCGTGATGTTCTCCCACCTGGACTACATGGACATCCTGAACCGCGACCTGCGCGTCATGGACGCCACGGCGGCCGCCCTGTGCAAGGACAACAAGATGGACATCGTCGTCTTCGACGTCACTCGGCCTGGCAACATAACGCGGGCCGTGGCCGGGGATCCCATCGGAACCCTCGTGGGAGGAGGCCGGGCATGA
- a CDS encoding elongation factor Ts: MAVTTEMVKELRARTGAGIMDCRRALEEAGGNLDAATGLLRAKGLAAVAKRAGRTTSEGVIETYVHAGSRLGAMVELNCETDFVARTEEFRAMARELAMQVAAAAPRFVSKDEVTPDLMAERRAAIAIESPGASDGDLERRLGQWLEEVVLLDQPYIRDAGRRVRELITDAAARVGEHIAVRRFARFKLGE, translated from the coding sequence ATGGCAGTGACGACCGAGATGGTGAAGGAGCTTCGCGCGCGCACCGGGGCCGGCATAATGGACTGCAGGCGCGCGCTGGAAGAGGCCGGCGGAAACCTGGATGCGGCCACGGGTCTGCTACGCGCCAAAGGGCTGGCGGCCGTCGCCAAGAGGGCAGGCCGCACCACCTCCGAGGGCGTGATCGAAACCTACGTGCACGCCGGCAGCCGCCTCGGCGCGATGGTGGAGCTCAACTGCGAGACCGACTTCGTGGCCCGCACCGAAGAGTTCCGGGCCATGGCGCGCGAGCTTGCCATGCAGGTGGCCGCCGCAGCCCCGCGCTTCGTATCCAAGGACGAGGTTACCCCCGACCTGATGGCTGAGCGGCGCGCCGCCATTGCCATCGAGTCGCCCGGGGCTTCCGACGGCGACCTCGAACGGCGCCTGGGGCAGTGGCTCGAGGAGGTCGTTCTTCTGGATCAGCCCTACATCCGCGACGCAGGGCGGCGCGTACGCGAACTGATTACTGATGCCGCCGCGCGCGTTGGTGAGCACATCGCGGTACGACGGTTTGCCCGGTTCAAGCTGGGGGAGTAG
- the rpsB gene encoding 30S ribosomal protein S2 translates to MPVVTMKQLLESGVHFGHQTRRWNPKMRRFIFTERNGIHIIDLQKSVPLIEEAYRFVREAAAAGGDVLFVGTKKQAQDAIREEAVRAGQPYVNQRWLGGMLTNFQTIRKRVERLREIEDMRQRGVMDVLPKREQSRLTEEAARLEKFLGGIKTMNRQPAAVYVVDTRQEHIAVAEARKLGIPVVAILDTNCDPDEVDYAIPGNDDAIRAVRLITSRIANACLEGIEERRKREVQEEEIETSPAAEEDEMAEGVPEVLEHEFSSAVPEAEEARG, encoded by the coding sequence TTGCCTGTAGTCACCATGAAGCAGTTGCTGGAATCGGGGGTTCACTTCGGGCACCAGACCCGACGATGGAATCCCAAGATGCGCCGGTTCATCTTCACCGAGCGCAACGGCATCCACATCATAGATCTCCAGAAGAGCGTGCCCTTGATCGAGGAAGCCTACCGGTTCGTGCGCGAGGCGGCCGCCGCCGGAGGCGACGTGCTCTTCGTCGGCACGAAAAAGCAGGCCCAGGATGCGATCCGCGAGGAAGCCGTGCGCGCCGGCCAGCCCTACGTGAACCAGCGGTGGTTGGGTGGCATGCTCACGAACTTCCAGACGATCCGCAAGCGCGTCGAGCGGCTGCGCGAGATCGAGGACATGCGCCAGCGCGGCGTGATGGACGTGCTGCCCAAGCGCGAGCAGAGCCGCCTCACCGAGGAGGCGGCACGGCTTGAGAAGTTCCTCGGCGGCATCAAGACCATGAACCGCCAGCCAGCGGCCGTTTACGTCGTGGACACGCGCCAGGAGCACATCGCGGTGGCCGAGGCGCGCAAGCTCGGAATCCCCGTGGTGGCGATCCTTGACACCAACTGCGACCCCGACGAGGTGGACTACGCGATTCCGGGCAACGACGACGCGATCCGGGCCGTGCGGCTGATTACCAGCCGCATTGCGAATGCCTGTCTGGAGGGCATCGAGGAGCGCCGCAAGCGCGAGGTGCAGGAGGAAGAGATCGAGACCAGCCCCGCCGCCGAGGAAGACGAGATGGCTGAGGGCGTGCCCGAGGTGCTGGAGCACGAGTTCTCGAGCGCGGTCCCTGAAGCCGAGGAGGCGAGAGGGTAA
- a CDS encoding tyrosine recombinase XerC, translating to MGAPAPDPEIRAFLEMLEAEQAASPHTRAAYRRDLDAFRVFLRSEGIAGWDQVTPAVVRRYVAALHRRYARTSVARHVSTLRSFYRFLRRLGRVETSPLRLASAPRGRRRLPSALTHEAIAALLASPPLDRPAGLRDRAILELLYAGGFRVGELVSIRCAHLCGDEMRVRGKGNKERLVLIGAQAVAALRRYLSDGRPRLLRGETDALFLSAQGQPLSARGVQLIVARWVKVAALAQRVSPHAIRHTFATHLLDGGADLRVVQELLGHASLSTTQIYTHVSRDHLKRIYASAHPRA from the coding sequence ATGGGCGCGCCGGCTCCCGACCCCGAGATCCGGGCATTCCTCGAGATGCTGGAGGCCGAGCAGGCCGCTTCGCCGCACACGCGGGCGGCCTACCGTCGCGACCTCGATGCCTTCCGGGTGTTTCTACGGAGCGAGGGCATCGCGGGTTGGGACCAGGTGACCCCGGCCGTTGTCCGTCGCTACGTGGCCGCGCTCCACCGGCGGTACGCAAGGACCTCGGTCGCGCGCCACGTCTCTACGCTGCGCTCGTTCTACCGGTTCCTGCGCCGCCTGGGCCGCGTCGAGACCAGCCCCCTGCGGCTGGCCTCGGCCCCCAGAGGCCGCCGCCGACTCCCCTCTGCGCTCACCCATGAAGCGATCGCGGCGTTGCTGGCTTCTCCCCCCCTGGACCGGCCTGCCGGGCTGCGTGACCGCGCCATCCTCGAGCTGCTCTACGCCGGCGGGTTCCGCGTCGGCGAGCTCGTCAGCATCCGGTGCGCTCATCTCTGCGGCGATGAGATGCGCGTTCGGGGAAAGGGAAACAAGGAACGGCTGGTGCTGATAGGCGCGCAGGCGGTCGCGGCGTTGCGGCGTTACCTGTCCGACGGCAGGCCGCGCCTGCTGCGGGGCGAGACCGATGCGCTGTTCCTCAGCGCCCAGGGCCAGCCGCTCTCCGCGCGGGGTGTGCAATTGATTGTTGCGCGCTGGGTCAAGGTCGCCGCCCTGGCGCAGCGCGTCAGCCCGCACGCCATCCGCCACACCTTCGCAACGCACCTGCTGGACGGCGGCGCCGATCTACGCGTCGTTCAGGAGCTCCTGGGGCACGCGAGCCTCTCCACGACCCAGATCTACACGCACGTTTCGCGCGACCACCTCAAGCGGATCTACGCGTCGGCGCACCCGAGGGCGTGA
- the topA gene encoding type I DNA topoisomerase, with protein sequence MARSQETGVPEVGVSPARALVVVESPTKARTLSKMLARSHQIKASMGHVKDLPKSRLGVDVDDNFTPRYILIKGKGPIVKELKEAAKKASTIYMATDPDREGEAISWHLSEVLRPVNPEIRRIEFHEVTREAVRRALEHPREIDKQLVDAQQARRVLDRLVGYKLSPLLWRKIRGGLSAGRVQSVAVRMIVDREREIEAFVPAEYWSLAGMFRTASDQTFVARLLTRDGERIGAPQEEGAVVIATEAEARALATEIERVSYAVGEVRRRDQARNPAPPFTTSTMQQEANRKMGFSASRTMAVAQQLYEGLDVGPEGTVGLITYMRTDSVRVAESAQHDARDYIARAFGEAYLPDRPRQYRSRRNAQDAHEAIRPTSLARTPDRIKAHLRSDQFRLYRLIWERFLASQMAAAVLDTLSVDVAGGRFAFRATGSRIKFPGFLILYREATDNGDDEREGWLPPLVPGDPLTLDGVTPQQHFTQPPPRYTEASLVRALEEKGIGRPSTYAPTIETVKKRGYIASRERRLVPTEVGQKVTDILVEHFPDIVDVDFTAGLESDLDRIEEGKADWVQIVRDFYEPFAQTLQHAEARIPVVEVPEVEIGEPCPQCGRPLLRKHGRFGEFIACAGYPECRYTRPVGIGVACPKCGAEIVARRTKRGRTFYGCSAYPECSFTSWDRPGDRRCAQCGGLTVIKRTRRGEEVRCASKACGHRVSLREAARPIAPRATPAPPAG encoded by the coding sequence ATGGCTAGAAGCCAGGAGACCGGTGTTCCGGAGGTTGGAGTGAGCCCTGCGAGAGCCCTCGTCGTCGTCGAGTCGCCTACCAAGGCGCGGACGCTCAGCAAGATGCTGGCGCGATCCCACCAGATCAAGGCATCCATGGGCCACGTGAAGGACCTACCCAAGAGCCGGCTCGGCGTGGATGTGGACGACAACTTCACACCGCGTTACATCTTGATCAAGGGCAAGGGTCCCATCGTCAAGGAGTTGAAAGAGGCCGCCAAGAAGGCCTCAACGATCTACATGGCGACCGACCCTGACCGTGAGGGCGAGGCCATATCATGGCACCTCTCAGAGGTCCTGCGGCCCGTCAACCCGGAGATACGGCGCATCGAGTTCCACGAGGTGACCCGCGAGGCGGTCCGGCGCGCGCTCGAACACCCACGTGAGATAGACAAACAGCTCGTGGATGCCCAGCAGGCCCGTAGGGTCCTGGACCGGCTCGTCGGCTACAAGCTGAGCCCGCTCCTCTGGCGCAAGATACGCGGCGGCCTCAGCGCGGGCCGCGTGCAGTCGGTCGCCGTGCGGATGATCGTGGACCGCGAGCGCGAGATCGAGGCCTTCGTCCCCGCGGAGTACTGGTCGCTGGCGGGGATGTTTCGGACCGCCTCCGACCAGACGTTCGTCGCACGCCTGCTCACGCGGGACGGGGAGCGGATTGGCGCGCCCCAGGAAGAGGGCGCCGTGGTCATCGCGACCGAGGCAGAGGCGCGCGCGTTGGCCACAGAGATCGAGCGGGTGTCGTATGCGGTCGGTGAGGTCCGGCGCAGGGACCAGGCGCGAAATCCAGCGCCGCCGTTCACGACCAGCACGATGCAGCAGGAAGCCAACCGCAAGATGGGATTCTCGGCCTCGCGCACGATGGCCGTGGCCCAGCAGCTCTACGAGGGACTGGACGTGGGACCCGAGGGCACGGTCGGCCTCATCACCTATATGCGCACCGACTCGGTGCGCGTGGCCGAATCCGCGCAGCACGACGCCCGTGACTACATCGCCCGGGCGTTCGGTGAGGCGTATCTTCCAGACCGGCCCAGGCAGTATCGCTCGCGTCGTAACGCCCAGGATGCTCACGAGGCGATCAGGCCCACGAGTCTGGCTCGAACTCCCGACCGTATCAAGGCCCACCTCCGGTCGGACCAGTTCCGCCTATACAGGTTGATCTGGGAGCGGTTCCTGGCCAGCCAGATGGCGGCGGCGGTCCTCGACACGCTCTCAGTGGACGTTGCAGGTGGCCGGTTCGCGTTCCGCGCCACCGGCAGCCGGATCAAGTTCCCCGGTTTCCTCATCCTGTACCGCGAGGCCACCGACAACGGCGACGACGAGCGCGAGGGTTGGCTGCCGCCGCTCGTGCCCGGCGATCCCCTGACCCTCGACGGGGTTACCCCGCAGCAGCACTTCACGCAACCGCCGCCCCGCTACACCGAGGCCTCCCTGGTGCGCGCCCTGGAGGAGAAGGGGATCGGCCGGCCCAGCACGTATGCACCCACGATCGAGACCGTCAAGAAGCGCGGATACATCGCATCGCGGGAGCGCCGGCTGGTCCCGACCGAAGTCGGGCAGAAGGTGACCGACATCCTGGTGGAGCACTTCCCGGATATCGTGGATGTGGACTTCACCGCTGGCCTCGAGAGCGATCTGGACCGCATCGAGGAGGGCAAGGCCGACTGGGTGCAGATAGTGCGCGACTTCTACGAGCCATTTGCGCAGACACTGCAGCACGCCGAGGCCAGGATCCCGGTGGTCGAGGTGCCCGAGGTGGAGATCGGCGAACCGTGCCCGCAATGCGGCCGGCCGCTGTTGCGCAAGCACGGCCGGTTCGGGGAGTTCATCGCGTGCGCGGGCTATCCCGAGTGCCGGTACACGCGGCCGGTGGGCATCGGCGTGGCCTGCCCGAAGTGCGGGGCCGAGATCGTGGCCCGCCGCACCAAGCGCGGTCGAACCTTCTACGGTTGCAGCGCCTATCCAGAGTGCTCGTTTACCTCATGGGACCGCCCGGGCGACCGCCGGTGCGCGCAGTGCGGTGGCCTGACGGTGATCAAGCGCACCCGGCGCGGGGAAGAGGTGCGCTGCGCGAGCAAGGCCTGCGGCCATCGGGTGTCGCTGCGCGAGGCGGCCCGTCCCATTGCGCCGCGTGCGACCCCCGCGCCTCCGGCGGGATAG
- the dprA gene encoding DNA-protecting protein DprA: protein MLRYRMGLGGTPHEPPAPASGGEVAAWVGLSRLPGVGPRTIAGWVGRAGSAQAVWQHLPAFIQNRAEAAEILAAWRKVDPAAILEGARSLGLTVLAACDPGFPGLLRAIPDPPPVLYVRGSLDEAASVAVVGSRRATPYGLAVAERLAFDLAQEGVTIVSGLARGIDSAAHKAALDGGGRTVAVLGCGANVTYPPEHRRLAEAVATRGALVSEFPPGTPPLPGHFPRRNRLISGLALGVVVVEGAGDSGALVTVDYALDQGREVFAVPGSIFSPRSAAPHGLLRQGACMVESAGDILTELGLGSSVRARPGEPCGAPVPTEGAEGSARLLALLEGGPLRLDELAEQASLSAAAAGALVTMLEMRGLVRTLPGQMVMRSPARQGRDG from the coding sequence ATGCTACGGTATAGGATGGGTTTGGGGGGCACGCCGCATGAACCGCCTGCCCCGGCGTCAGGGGGCGAGGTCGCGGCCTGGGTGGGGCTCAGTCGCCTGCCGGGCGTGGGGCCCAGGACGATCGCCGGGTGGGTGGGCCGGGCAGGATCGGCACAGGCCGTCTGGCAGCACCTGCCCGCCTTCATCCAGAATCGGGCGGAGGCGGCGGAGATCCTGGCGGCGTGGAGGAAGGTGGATCCTGCCGCGATCCTGGAAGGTGCCCGCTCGCTGGGCCTGACGGTGCTGGCGGCCTGCGATCCCGGATTTCCCGGGCTCCTGCGGGCGATCCCGGATCCGCCGCCGGTACTGTATGTTAGGGGCAGCCTCGACGAGGCGGCTTCGGTTGCGGTTGTAGGGTCGCGCCGGGCCACCCCCTATGGGCTGGCGGTCGCCGAGAGATTGGCGTTCGATCTTGCGCAGGAGGGCGTAACGATCGTGAGCGGGCTGGCCCGGGGCATTGACAGTGCCGCGCACAAGGCGGCGCTGGACGGGGGCGGGCGCACGGTTGCGGTACTGGGGTGTGGCGCAAACGTGACCTACCCTCCAGAGCACCGGCGGCTGGCCGAGGCGGTTGCGACGCGGGGAGCGCTGGTGAGCGAGTTTCCGCCTGGGACACCGCCGCTGCCCGGCCACTTCCCGCGGCGCAACCGCCTCATCAGCGGCCTCGCGCTGGGTGTGGTGGTGGTCGAGGGCGCCGGGGACAGCGGCGCGCTCGTGACCGTGGACTACGCACTGGACCAGGGCCGCGAGGTCTTCGCCGTGCCTGGCAGCATCTTCAGCCCGCGCAGCGCCGCGCCGCATGGCCTGCTGCGGCAGGGCGCGTGCATGGTGGAGAGCGCCGGTGACATCCTGACCGAGCTGGGATTGGGATCTTCGGTGCGGGCCCGGCCCGGAGAACCGTGCGGTGCTCCGGTACCCACGGAGGGCGCGGAGGGATCAGCTCGTCTGCTGGCCCTGCTGGAGGGAGGCCCCCTGCGGCTCGACGAGCTGGCAGAGCAGGCTTCACTGTCGGCGGCCGCAGCAGGCGCGCTGGTCACCATGTTGGAGATGCGGGGTCTGGTCCGGACCCTTCCAGGGCAGATGGTGATGCGTAGCCCGGCACGGCAGGGCAGGGATGGCTAG